One segment of Streptomyces bathyalis DNA contains the following:
- a CDS encoding MerR family transcriptional regulator: MTADDSFSRLDDDDYPAYTMGRAAEMLGTTQGFLRAIGEARLITPLRSEGGHRRYSRYQLRIAARARELVDQGTPIEAACRIIILEDQLEEAQRINAEYHRAAESADPTTAA, encoded by the coding sequence ATGACAGCAGACGACTCGTTCAGCCGTCTCGACGACGACGATTACCCCGCCTACACGATGGGCCGGGCCGCCGAAATGCTCGGCACCACCCAGGGCTTCCTCCGCGCCATCGGAGAAGCCCGCCTCATCACCCCGCTCCGATCGGAGGGCGGCCACCGCCGCTACTCCCGCTACCAGTTGCGCATCGCCGCCCGGGCCCGGGAGCTCGTCGACCAGGGGACTCCCATCGAGGCTGCCTGCCGCATCATCATCCTCGAAGACCAACTCGAAGAAGCCCAGCGCATCAACGCCGAATACCACCGCGCCGCCGAATCAGCGGACCCGACAACCGCGGCCTGA